In Mauremys reevesii isolate NIE-2019 linkage group 9, ASM1616193v1, whole genome shotgun sequence, the genomic stretch AATTAACAGTGTGCCCAACAGGTTGTCCAAGTGTTTCATAATTACCACAAGCTATTATCATTAATTAATTATTACTGTGAAACAATACCAAGAAAACAATTATTGTTATTCTCATTACAGGAAACAAGGCAAACTTTTAAAAGGTTCAAAAAGcaagaaaaaacattttagaaGACTTTTTAACCTAACAACACACCCCTGTTGTACTTACCCAAGTAATGAATCTCCATCTTAACAGCACACTGAAACATGTACTACAAGCAGTAATACTGCTCCTACTCCTCAAGGGAAATTTATAGAGAATAAATTTAGTCAAGATTGCAACTGTAAAACTGCACAACATGTGCAACAAACAGGTGACAAGAAAATGGTGTGAATGTCAAGTCCCATATGTTGAATTTTCATTATTAACTAGTTCAAGCAGCAACAGTTCCTAGTGGCAATTCCATATTCTAATGCTTCTAAACGTAACCCACCTGATCAATCCTTGTAGCATCGATAACTAAGTTTGCAGACTTCTCCTTAGCCTCATTTCCTTTGGTTTTTAAATAATGATCTAACACCACCACTCAGTTTCATTTCTTGCAGACTGCACTATTAATGCCAATGCTCTACAAAGCGATATCTTGCCAGTTTGAATTTTACTTCCAAAATGAATTACCTATCTAAAAGCAAAAAACTTTAGGCAAGAATTTAGTGCAATGTGATCACACCAGTTAAGGAGGAACTTTAAGCTACACTCAAAACCAGAGAGAAAAGCCAAGTGTGTTTTTCTTTCAGGACACCTAAACCCACTACCTCTCCAGAAACCTGGCCCCACCATTCAGCAAATGATCCACCAGCTGTATGAAAGCTATTTTGGATTGCTGCTTCGTTCTGGAAACATCATCTTCTCTCAGCAAACTGTAAGGACCAATATTTCTAACTAATCATACTGTGTCAGTGACCCTGAAATGAAACCTTAACATGTTAGAGCTGGCCGTGGGATGGAGCCATCTGTGGTTGTTAAAAAAAGGATGGATATTACTTACTGGTCCACTGAAGCCGGCAAGCTGTGTGATCATCAGACACACTATGGAAATTATGAGTCTGGTGCGGCAGAAGATCCATACAACCCTCCGGAGAGAAGCATCCTCGGGTCCTGTTTCTTTCAGTTCTTCCTGCCATAGTCTCTCTAACCTAAAAGAAGCACAAACCATGCATTATGAATCTTTCTACAGGACAACAGATGCTATACCTCAAAGGTTATTCTCTGGTAAACTTCTCATCAGACACACGACTGTGAGCAACACAAACCATCAAGCTTCATAAACATGGATAGCATCTTCTACACAGCCAGGGGAAATAGTTCTATCCTGAATCTCTGTGCAAAGAGGCTTCTACACTGAGCAGAGCTGAAAAAGTTAGAATGCTTTTTACTTTACCCAGAGTCCTATTAGGAACATGAATCTCACCACctcctctccttttcttttctatcCTGCAGTAAAACCCTGGGACCAAATCTTATAGCTCTTGCCCTGAGCAAATATCCCACTGACCACCACGGTTTAGCctgactgcaggatttggcctgtaTTCAGACCATATTCAGTTACTATCATTGTTATCTGGTCATTAATTCAGCACTGCGTGTTCAGAATGTGGGCTGAGAGCCACAGCCcttgtttaaaaaacataaaaatagtTCTGATAAAGGAGCAAAAGCGAAAAAGCAGTTATGAAACACCCACGGGGATAAAACCTGCTCAGTTACAGCAGtgtgaccccactgaagtcagtgaggttgAGACACCAGTGTATCTCAGAAGGAACTGGCCCAAgaataaataaaattaagatCCCCTCCTCTGATAGAAAGGATTTAAGAGCTGCTTTTTCAATGTTAGTACATGCAAATATCTGCAAAAATACCAGGCTAGAGTATACACCAGGCTGCAAAGGGCTAGAGTGTAGAGGAAATAATATGGACCAGCCGATCCCTACCTTCTACAGTTAACATCTGAAGACTCATGCTTTGACAAAGGCCACACATCGTCCATAAACAGCTCCCCTTTCTTGTATGCTTTGTGGGCCAGAGGAGTGAGCCATGAAAAGGTCATGCAGGAGAAAAGTCCAGCATTGTCTACTGGGTGCTGGTGTCTAAAAGAAGGAGAAATTACAATGGAATTAAAGAGAAAAAACTGCATGGTCTACACAAAGAAATACTTGCtaaatacattttcaaagatGACATTTCAGCATCAACCAATGAATTTAAAAACTGCAATCACAGTCAGTCTATTTTCAAGAAGGCTGAGGTTGCCAGATCAGTTCTTTTTTAGCACAAAGCCTTACTTGGAAGTAGTCCGTATGGGTTTTAGCAAATTCAAGCCATGGTGATATTTGCCCTTGTGATGCTGCTCATCCAACATCCTCAGCTGGGAATGCATGGAGATGTCCAGCGGAAGGCCTTCTGCCCGTGCTGCTGTTTCCAAGGCATCTTGACATTCCACCTGCTTTCACAAACAAGACAATGGAGTCAGAAATTCAAGAGTTCCACAATAGCCTTAAAATCAATCATTTCTGTCTCCAGCAACTTCACACCTGTTACTGCTGTGGATCACTGTGATAATGTAGAGCAATCACTGTAACTAAAGATCTCTGGGGATAAATGGATAGCTTGGGGCCAGCAAACCAACACAGGGGGTCCCATATAGTCTAGCTCTGCTTTAGCTCTCTGGATTTCTAGAATGGTGGAGCTCAAATAGTAGCATGGTATCCATATGTTTTGGGTTACAGAGGATTAAGTACATACACTTGCCAGACTagatcagaacaatggtccatcctGCCCTGTGACTGGTCTCTGGCCCAGTACCAAATGATCAGAGAAAGATGTAGAACACTCATGATGGACAATGCCCAATGGAGAGGATTCTTCCAAAATTCAGGCAGTTGGTTATTGGCTTATGTCCTGAAACACAAAGGCTAACATACTTAACTTTTATCCTACTTAGCATAATTTAGGAGATCTGTATCCATATGAAGGTCTAATCCTATTAAGCTCTATGCCTCAAAAATACCCTGCAATAGTTCAACGGGTTAAATAtgtattgtgtgaaaaagtatttcctttgatGGTCACAACAATTGCCATTTACTTTCTCATAATACAGACCAGGGATAGCCAATGAAAGGCAATTACACTTGTTCATAGAGGAACTTCCTGAGAGCAGAGAGTCCCTTTCCCACTGCTTCATGGCACCTCCCTAGGAAGCAAATACACTACCCTCTTCTTGGCCAAGAGATATTTTCACAGCTGTCTGAAAGGATGGAATTGAGTTCCAAAGAAGGGAGGAGAAAGTACCACTCTGGACATACGTGCCAGAGAGCCTCCTGGAACTTCCTTTATTCAGGGGCCAGACACAGCAAGGGTACCAGGCGACTTAATAAAAAGTGTACACTAGCCCCGTGCTCAGTACTGCCTCCACTAATTTAAATGAGAGCAAGATCAGGCCCATTTACATGAAAAAAGTGATACTGAGTATTCTAGTTCTTAGAGAGACAAGCGTGCTTTGTACAGCATCCTGACTTTAAAAATCTTTGCCACTTTTCACACGGAAACAACACGCACATTTCCCCGTTAACTGCCTTATCAATGGTGAGATTATTCTACTTCTCTGAAAATATCAGCTGAAGCATGATACCTTCTGGGTTAAATGTCCTAAAAGGCCATCAACACCAAGTATTTTATTCCCATTCTCTCTGGTTATATGACTTGGTTAGAAGTATTGATATTTGTCTGGGATTCAGGCTCACAGTCCATCAATATGCAAGCGTTATTAGATCTCCATATACCCCAATGTGTACAAGAGACAAGGACAATAAATTCAGGGGGCATAAATTCACccttcatttatttaaatagcacCCCAAAGTAGGCCAGGCACCctgcagaaaaacaaaaatacacagTCCCACCCCCAAAGAGCATGCCATCTAAATCTAAACAAATGTGTGGTGACTCAGGCATATGTACAACCTGAAGACTGAATTAagattttatttaatataatGTAACTtacgaatgaactcacacagataaATGACAAAACACACCATATCAACCATGGGTAAACACTTTCGCAAAACAATCACTCCTTATTTGATCTCTGTCTTTGtcccaaaggaaacctgcacaccaCCTTCAAAAAGATgagtctgggagcttaaattcagaacttagctagacactaaaaatcacagactcagggtacgtctacactacgggattattccgaatttacataaaccggtttagtaaaacagagtgtataaaatcgattgtgcgcggccacactaaacacattaaatcggtggtgtgcgtccacggtccgaggctagcgtcgatttctggagcattgcactgtgggtagctattccgtagctatcccatagttcctgcagcctccccccccctttgaatttccgggttgagatcccagtgcctgatgcggcaaaaatcattgtcgcgggtggttctgggtaaatgtcatcagtcactccttccgctgggaaagcaacggcagacaagcatttcatgcctttttttccctcgattgccctggaagatgccatagcatggcaatcatggagcctgtttcgccttttgtgactgtcaccgtatgtgtactagatgccgctcacagaggcgattcagcagtgctacacagctgcatgcttttgcatgatagcagagatggttatcagccatattgtaccatctaccataccataaattggtaataagatgggcatggctaccagtccttttgcactgttccatttgctgctgtcataagtgcccctggctgctcttagccaggggcgcaaaagccaaaattgggaatgactccctgagtcaatccctcctttttggtatctaaaaatagaaatcagtcctgcctagaatatgggcaagtgtactagagaaccactgtatcagagaaccagagagcacagctgctctgtgtcagatcctgcatagattatgagctgtatgctattcacagggggtgctcctgcaacaaccccacctgttcattccattcttccccagccttcctgggctaccatagcattgtcccccccacttgtgtaataaagaatgcaggaatacttgttagtgagaaatgagtggaaggcagcctccagttgccatgatagtccacataggacattaaggagtgtggaggagaggagcccagcatcctgctgctagtccaggggcaattgaatcttttctttacacatgaagggtgggggctgatgaagctcagccccctgttgctatgatgatgatggttatcagccatattgtaccatctaccaggaaaaattagggccaggcgcccttgatcgacctgaccgatgctagtacgcatggttaccagtccttttgcactgccccatgtgccaataggctgatgatgacgatgggtatcagtcttattgtaccatcagccacccatggcgggggggagcaaggatgttggtgttgagtgctgcagcatcgcgtctatctgcagcattcagtaaagatagggtgacatgtaaaagagtcaagacaggattgttttccctttcacttctgggggtgggtggggggatgcgtaaattgcctagctatgccctgacccaccgcggacactgtttttgaccctcgaagcatttggagctcagccaagaatgcaaatgcttttcagagactgcaggaactgtgggatagcttgagtcctccagtccatgagcgtccatttgattctttggctttccgttacgcttgccacgcagcagtgcgctgagtccctgctatggcatctgtctggagatatttaaaaaatgattttgaatttcgtcttctgtaacggagcgctgatagaacagatttgcctccccttacagcgatcacgtccacatcgtccatgctggagctctttctttattttgatttttaactgcatcaccacccgtgctgatcggagctccacgctgggcaaacaggaaatattcaaaagttcgcggggcttttcctgtctacctggccactgcatccgagttcagattgctgtccagagcggtcagtggtgcactgtgggataccgcccggaggccaataccgtcgatctgcggccacactaaccccaatccgatatgttaataccgatattagcgctactcctctcgttaaggaggagtacagaaaccggtttaaagagccctttataccgatataaagggcctcttagtgtggacgggtgtggcgttaaatcggttttacgctcctaaaaccggtttaaacgcgtagtgtagaccaggcctcagaaaaaACACttatttatggctcattacaacaatgaactcactaaccctcctttgtcctgtCACTGCTGAAGTGGTAACTGCCCACATCACCTCGAACGgcctcttgcaacatgtgttaacttCTTATGTTCAACACTCTGTTCCAggttgtatttagctgtgacactttcccagacctgaagaagagcctaTGATGTAAGCTGAatagcttgtctctttcaccaagagaagttggtccaaattaactccaccctcacccccacgCCCAGTCTCTCAACTTCTAGACaactcaaagatttttttttaagcacacaCTATGTAAACATTTTGGTTATCCTGAGCTGCCACTCACCAGAATTTCTCTCAGCATGCCTAGAAGCGACTGAATAGTACATGAATAGGAAACTGCTTTCGAAAGGAGTCTATATTCTTCTCAATACACAGGGGAATAGGTGCGTGTAAACCCCTGGGCAGCAAGAGGAGAATGCATCTCATGGTGTTGGCACAGCAGACAGAAGCTTGAAGAGTTGCTGTAAATGCCAGATTTGAGTCACCAGAAAGCAGTGCACCACACTGCTGTATAATAATGATGCTTTCAAGAAGACCCTGCAGCTCTTTGTGTCGTATTAAAAAAAAGCCAATAAAGGCATGCAGTTTTAAGCCAAGTCCACACTAAAATGTTAAGATGACCCAGCTACACTgctcggggggaagggggggggtgaaaaattcacacccctgggAGACATATTTAAGCCGACCtagtccctggtgtagacagcactaggtcgacagaagaatttttctgtttACCTAGTCACCacctctcagggaagtggattaactacagcaatgggagaacccctcccgtggCTGTAGTCAGTGGCTACACTGAAGTGTTACAGTGTTGCAGCTGTGCCactctagcagttgaagtgtagATAAAGCCCAGGcccgcacaactcgtaaagcggcgagagccatattactccaaagaaaataactgagggccgaaccccccgcctcccccagggccgccgaacccccccaccccgcgaCGAAACATccccagcgccacccagcccccacccccacgttGTGCAGGCCTGATAAAGCCTTAGGTCTCacctacactggcaagtttctgcgcaatAAAGCAGCTTTCTACGCTGTAACGccggaggtgtacacactgccaagccactttgtgcgCAGAAACTTCGATTACAGCGCTGCGATTGACCTCCGGGAGgcgtcccacaatgcctgttctcgcctctctggtcgtcggtttgaactctactgccctacCCTCCGGTGATCAACCAtgagccccaccccttaaattcccaAGGGGTTTTggaagtccccttcctgtttgctcagtgaccctcacagtggtctcagtgcaactttccaggtgaccatgcctgctccacacaccaggcGATCCCTCGCTTgcagcaatgccgagctgctggacctcatcagcatttggtgagagaggctgtccagtcccagctgtgctccaaccgtaggaattatgatacttATGGACAGATTTCGCAATGCATAACAGAAAGGGGCCATGcccgggacacactgcagtgcagggtcaaagtgaaggcgctgcggaatgcctaccacaagcaCAGGAGGCAAACCGCCACCCCGGTGCTGCGCCCACGAGCTGCCAGTTCTaagagctggacgcaatactcgGCGGCGACCCCATCTCCATTGCGAAGGCCAGTATGGATACTGCGGTGGCTTGtgtgccagtcaagagtggatcgagccaggagaaggaaatcttggatgaggatgtggaggggtaggggacccagaggcagaggatgacttggaggtcagagatgaatgcagtcaggagctcttctctaccccgAAGGAGGCTAGCCAGGCACAGCTGTCAGAGCTTGGCGAAGCACAAACAAGAGGAGGCCcgtggtaagtggctttgattttgggaatcactgacacGAGTTGTTaagggcaggagggttgcagaaagtaggcttgtgtctgtatgatgctcgtaccaccacatgcctagtctgagcggcggaacagggtgttgattggcTCCCTCGTttcatgggaatctccctcagagatctccacgAAGTTCTCATGGAGATACTGAGCAATCtgctgccgcaggttctttggcagagctgctttgtttcttgctccattaagggtaactttcctgcGCCACTCTGCCGTCactggggaggagcggggggaaTCATTGCCGCATACAGGCGAGCTGCATAAGGGCGAGGGCTGGTTAGTGAccgattggtagcagtctggagtagccagtttTCACAGTGCAATTGCCATGCACTTTTCCaacggcagggcagctctcattctcgtgtccttgcaccaCAGGGCTGGGACGAGCttatcacacagtcccatgaatatggttttcctcatccaaaagttctgcagccactgctcgtcatcccacacgtgcatgacgatgtgattccaccactcagtgcttgtttcctgagcccaaaagcagcgttccactgggttcagcacctccatgaatgccacaagcaatctcatgttgtTGCTACTATGCATGGTGAGATCAATGTCGcattcctcttgcctttgtagtttaaggaataactccactgccactcgtgacgtgtTAGTCAGAGCAAGCAGCACATTGGTCAACAgtgtgggatccattcctgcagaccaaagATACAGAGCAcacagtacacaaaccgttgaaagaaggcaccaaatgtggacggaagcacagtgattgctgggatgcgaagcaatgcatcacggggcattgggcaggacccaggatgccccgcatcccctccaccttcccacaacacttcgcggcagaagaggaagagatgctctgtgggatagctgcccagagcgcACTGCTTCGAATGCTGCTGCACGTGCCACAAatgtgaacacgctattgtgcaggcagctgacagtgtgaacacacaacaagcagtttcccttcagcgctctctgagagGCTCTGTAACtctgtcagtgtagacacagccacagtgaaatgaagcttcttcaacACACATTTACTGATTGTACCATCAATGCACAGCAACAGACTTAGCACTGTTTTAAGTTACTATCAAATTCAGTTGTCCTAGGCTTCTGAACTCTTAGTTTATATAATCATTTGTTCAGCGCTGACAGT encodes the following:
- the ABCC5 gene encoding multidrug resistance-associated protein 5 isoform X7, which translates into the protein MKDIDLGKEYVIPSPGYRNVRERAGSEQERLKFQQAKYKQVECQDALETAARAEGLPLDISMHSQLRMLDEQHHKGKYHHGLNLLKPIRTTSKHQHPVDNAGLFSCMTFSWLTPLAHKAYKKGELFMDDVWPLSKHESSDVNCRRLERLWQEELKETGPEDASLRRVVWIFCRTRLIISIVCLMITQLAGFSGPNFQDGCILRSE